A single window of Vigna unguiculata cultivar IT97K-499-35 chromosome 1, ASM411807v1, whole genome shotgun sequence DNA harbors:
- the LOC114175556 gene encoding RING-H2 finger protein ATL66-like has protein sequence MASPDTRPFTWHYTELDDRDLEIRGRTLFFVIVLFSIILLVTVLFIYTRWVCRYQGRLPTTAFSAAAHAPSLPQSQGLDPAILKKLPIILHHAPSDRDENSWDETECCICLGEFGDGEKVKILPACDHYFHCECVDRWLTHHSSCPLCRASLEVELSFPKVLIQEPPLRIDFQF, from the coding sequence ATGGCAAGCCCAGATACACGACCATTCACTTGGCACTACACAGAACTCGATGACAGAGACCTCGAGATCCGAGGAAGGACTTTGTTCTTCGTCATAGTACTCTTCTCCATTATCCTTCTCGTCACGGTTCTCTTCATATACACGCGCTGGGTTTGCCGCTACCAGGGGCGCCTTCCAACCACAGCGTTTTCCGCCGCTGCCCACGCGCCGTCACTCCCTCAGTCACAGGGACTGGACCCCGCAATCCTCAAGAAACTGCCCATAATCCTTCACCACGCGCCCTCGGATCGCGACGAAAACTCGTGGGACGAGACGGAGTGTTGCATCTGCCTCGGCGAGTTCGGAGACGGCGAGAAAGTGAAGATTTTGCCGGCGTGCGACCATTATTTCCATTGTGAATGTGTTGATAGGTGGCTCACTCACCACTCAAGTTGCCCTCTCTGCAGAGCTTCTCTCGAGGTTGAACTTTCTTTCCCAAAGGTTTTGATTCAGGAACCACCCCTCAGAATTGATTTCCAGTTCTAG
- the LOC114191218 gene encoding uncharacterized protein LOC114191218 translates to MDGGRLADDQADTREMIRLMQQMMDEMQRNYEAQMQILREENAMLRQKEDRIPSTPTVPDPNRLSRVQQHRDAERVESRPPPTGHEQSQPARVERTQGSRGNPSHTVAESSGANNGGRPLRQPIPASGSSPFTSYILETPLPEKWKMPTFDKYDGTTDPDNHMRVFMHQMMFHAVSDPIWCRVFSTSLTGEALEWFSELPTGCIDSFATLKARFSTQFAPLKPAILTVDNLVNIRQEDGESLRSYLDRYNRMSVKIKGLSDEIARHHFSYGLQPGVFADKISHKKPQTMEEMRERAAKFIQMEDMQEFRVKKREKEDVALPKPIAPRPSRPTTRPTERKPPKFTTYTPLAVPRAKILQEAFSVDSLPANRKKPPPPDADGSKHCQYHRTIGHTTEECHTLRDKIEELIRQGHLKKYIRQDRPQRSPVRNQSPRRRFPPTRSEKKREPERERRKRGPSRSHRSPRRSRSRSQERPLRGYINTISGGFAGGGSSSAARKRHVRALKSVHLVEKEIRSMPPITFTNDDFKAPDPDHDDPMVISIEVAEYGIGKVLVDQGSSVNILYWKTFQKMNLSEDLIVPYNEQIVGFSGERVDTRGYVDLRTRVGSRKDDREVRVRFLLVEANTSYNVLLGRPCLNAFGAIVSTLHLAMKFPLDKGTICTVHADQQVARQCYAAGLRIRPPSRPRKQHRSEVAMTDLDPRTNTEDRLQPEGETKEISIGSQPGQFTKIGGALSAEEEELIGAVILENKDLFPWSSADMPGVHSDVMSHKLAIFREARPVAQKKRKMGEERRKAVEEEVRKLEGAGFIREIKYTTWLANVVMVKKPSGK, encoded by the coding sequence ATGGACGGAGGGAGGTTAGCAGATGATCAGGCAGACACTAGGGAGATGATACGGTTGATGCAGCAGATGATGGACGAGATGCAGAGGAACTATGAAGCGCAGATGCAGATTTTACGTGAAGAGAATGCCATGCTAAGGCAGAAGGAGGACAGAATCCCTTCGACGCCGACCGTACCCGACCCGAACAGGCTAAGTCGAGTACAACAGCATCGGGATGCTGAGCGGGTGGAGAGCCGTCCTCCACCTACGGGACATGAGCAATCACAACCAGCTCGGGTTGAGAGGACGCAGGGTTCGAGAGGAAACCCGTCGCATACCGTGGCGGAGAGTTCGGGGGCAAACAACGGGGGCCGCCCGTTACGACAACCGATCCCCGCGTCGGGGTCTTCCCCTTTTACCTCGTACATCTTAGAGACGCCGCTACCGGAGAAATGGAAAATGCCGACTTTTGACAAGTACGACGGCACGACCGACCCAGACAATCACATGCGAGTCTTCATGCATCAGATGATGTTTCACGCTGTCAGCGATCCCATCTGGTGCCGAGTCTTCTCAACTTCGTTGACTGGGGAGGCGTTAGAATGGTTCTCCGAGCTACCGACCGGTTGTATCGACTCGTTCGCCACTTTGAAGGCAAGGTTCAGCACACAGTTCGCACCCCTGAAGCCGGCCATTCTGACGGTCGACAATCTGGTGAATATCCGACAAGAGGATGGGGAATCGCTGAGGAGTTACCTCGATCGGTATAATCGGATGTCGGTCAAGATAAAGGGTCTCAGCGACGAGATTGCGCGACATCACTTCTCTTACGGACTCCAGCCGGGAGTTTTCGCAGACAAGATAAGCCATAAGAAGCCACAGACGATGGAGGAGATGAGGGAACGCGCAGCAAAATTCATACAGATGGAAGATATGCAGGAGTTTAGGgtgaagaagagggagaaggagGATGTTGCGCTCCCAAAGCCGATCGCTCCAAGACCGAGCAGACCTACAACTCGACCTACCGAACGGAAGCCACCGAAGTTCACAACCTACACTCCCCTGGCTGTTCCCCGAGCCAAGATCCTGCAGGAAGCCTTCAGCGTCGATTCACTCCCTGCGAATAGGAAGAAGCCCCCACCACCCGATGCCGACGGGAGTAAGCATTGCCAGTATCATCGGACTATCGGGCATACCACCGAAGAGTGCCACACGCTCCGCGACAAAATAGAAGAGCTCATTCGACAGGGACACTTGAAGAAATACATTCGGCAAGATCGTCCCCAGCGGAGTCCGGTGAGGAACCAAAGCCCGAGGAGAAGGTTCCCCCCAACCCGATCGGAGAAGAAAAGGGAGCCCGAGCGCGAGAGGCGTAAGAGAGGACCATCCCGTTCGCATCGTAGTCCGAGAAGGAGCCGCAGTCGTAGTCAAGAGAGACCCCTGAGGGGTtatatcaacaccatctctggggGGTTCGCCGGAGGAGGGTCAAGCTCTGCTGCTCGAAAAAGGCACGTTCGAGCGTTGAAGTCGGTTCATCTGGTCGAGAAGGAGATCCGATCGATGCCTCCCATAACATTCACGAACGATGACTTCAAGGCGCCCGATCCTGATCATGACGACCCAATGGTCATCTCGATAGAAGTGGCCGAGTATGGGATCGGGAAGGTATTGGTCGACCAGGGAAGCTCTGTCAACATCCTATACTGGAAGACTTTCCAAAAGATGAACCTCTCTGAAGACCTGATCGTACCATACAACGAGCAGATAGTAGGTTTCTCGGGCGAACGGGTGGATACGAGGGGATACGTAGATCTTCGCACGAGGGTCGGCTCGAGGAAGGATGACCGAGAGGTAAGAGTTAGATTCCTTCTGGTTGAAGCTAACACTTCATACAATGTGTTATTAGGAAGACCCTGTTTGAATGCCTTCGGAGCGATTGTGTCTACCCTGCacctggccatgaagttcccgtTGGACAAAGGGACAATATGCACGGTGCATGCAGATCAACAGGTCGCCAGGCAGTGTTATGCCGCAGGATTGAGGATCAGGCCTCCCAGTCGACCGCGTAAACAACACCGATCGGAGGTAGCAATGACGGACCTGGATCCCCGAACGAACACAGAGGATCGGCTGCAACCAGAAGGAGAAACCAAGGAGATCTCGATCGGAAGCCAACCTGGACAATTCACGAAGATCGGGGGAGCCCTCAGCGCGGAAGAGGAAGAGCTCATCGGCGCCGTGATCCTAGAAAACAAAGATCTATTCCCGTGGTCGAGCGCCGACATGCCAGGCGTCCACTCAGACGTAATGTCCCATAAGCTAGCCATCTTCCGTGAAGCCCGACCAGTCGctcagaagaaaagaaagatgggAGAGGAAAGAAGGAAGGCGGTCGAGGAGGAGGTGAGAAAGCTAGAAGGAGCTGGTTTTATCAGGGAAATCAAGTACACGACATGGCTGGCTAACGTGGTCATGGTGAAGAAGCCGAGCGGGAAGTGA
- the LOC114191224 gene encoding uncharacterized protein LOC114191224: MCTDFTDLNKACPKDAYPLPSIDRLVDGASGHNFLSFLDAYSGYNQIPMYGPDRSKTAFITDRANFCYEVMPFGLKNAGATYQRLMDRVFHEQIDRSMEVYVDDMNVKSQTAEDHVRDLGEVFHQVRKYNMRLNPEKCVFGVPAGKFLGFMLTARGIEANPDKCAAIVEMRSPKNLKEVQRLMGRLTSLARFLPKLTEKVRPILKIMKKQTAEKWDDQCEVAFQQIKEMISSPPIMSQPVEGLPLQLYLSVSDDTISAALIQEVPEQRPIYFISRVLQNAETRYQLIEKIALALLTVARRLRQYFQSHQVIVRTDHPIAKILRKPDLAGRMIAWSVELSEFGLKYEPRGSVKGQHLADFAAELHGPTPASEQMWILFVDGSSDKRNAGAGIVIEGPNGFSVEQSLQFKFKASNNQAEYKALIVGLRLAKDLGATRLKCNTDSKLVVGQVQGEYQVKDDLLLQYYHKAVEAMKKFEEVTIHHIPRAENARADRLSKLAEGKEKGQLKTIIRQTLMKPSAGECAAASRSAGWMGEVWELLRRCEAGEEIRPTERRQALRFVIIGDDLYKRGFTAPLLKCLSADEAEYVMNEVHNGICGMHTGRRTMKARILRAGYFWPTMEQDCEALIRKCEGCQAHGNDVKKAPTELHSLTAPWPFAQWGMDIVGPFPVGRAQKKFILVAVDYFTKWVEAEALANITARQVHSFVWRNIICRFGLPHTIITDNGRQFIDKKLKDFYKQVGIRHVTNSVEHPQTNDQTESMNKVIVAELKKRLGEAKGAWVDELPQVLWAYRCTPHRTTGESPFNLTYGTDAMMSVEVGEPTLRREMQDLEVNCGRMREELDWTTERRERAAVRAEACKRMVARRYNAKVKPRGFVKGDLVWRKTKDARKKSTQGKLAPNWEGPFRVTESLQNGAYRLEHLSGKEIPNTWNASHLKMYYS, from the coding sequence ATGTGTACAGACTTCACCGATCTGAACAAAGCTTGCCCAAAGGATGCATATCCCCTGCCTAGCATCGATCGGCTGGTAGACGGGGCCTCGGGGCACAACTTCCTGAGCTTTCTGGACGCATACTCAGGGTATAACCAAATCCCTATGTATGGCCCGGACAGGTCTAAAACGGCGTTCATCACAGATCGAGCAAACTTCTGCTACGAGGTCATGCCGTTCGGTCTGAAGAACGCGGGGGCTACCTATCAGAGGTTGATGGATCGGGTCTTCCACGAACAGATCGATCGGTCCATGGAGGTCTATGTGGACGACATGAACGTGAAGTCGCAGACTGCAGAAGACCATGTACGCGACCTCGGCGAGGTCTTCCACCAGGTACGAAAGTATAACATGCGTCTCAACCCAGAGAAGTGTGTCTTTGGAGTGCCGGCGGGGAAATTTCTAGGTTTCATGCTGACCGCCCGAGGTATAGAGGCGAATCCGGACAAGTGTGCTGCTATCGTTGAGATGAGAAGTCCTAAAAACTTGAAGGAGGTTCAACGGTTAATGGGGCGGTTGACTTCTCTGGCACGTTTTCTGCCCAAGCTGACAGAGAAGGTTAGGCCGATCCTGAAGATCATGAAGAAGCAGACAGCGGAGAAGTGGGATGATCAGTGCGAGGTGGCGTTCCAACAAATAAAGGAGATGATCAGCAGTCCACCGATAATGAGCCAGCCGGTAGAAGGACTACCTCTGCAGTTATACTTATCGGTATCGGACGATACAATCAGTGCAGCCTTAATACAAGAGGTCCCGGAGCAGCGACCCATTTACTTCATCAGCCGGGTTTTACAGAATGCAGAAACAAGGTATCAGCTGATAGAGAAGATAGCCTTGGCGCTATTAACGGTCGCACGACGGTTGCGTCAGTACTTCCAGAGTCACCAGGTGATCGTCCGAACCGATCATCCTATAGCCAAGATACTCCGGAAGCCCGACTTAGCTGGTAGGATGATCGCGTGGTCGGTTGAGTTATCCGAGTTCGGCCTCAAGTACGAACCGAGAGGATCTGTCAAAGGGCAGCATTTGGCCGACTTTGCAGCCGAACTTCACGGACCGACCCCTGCATCCGAGCAAATGTGGATTCTCTTCGTTGACGGGTCGTCGGACAAACGAAATGCTGGAGCAGGAATCGTCATCGAGGGACCGAACGGTTTCTCGGTGGAGCAGTCCTTGCAGTTCAAGTTTAAAGCCTCGAATAACCAGGCAGAGTATAAAGCGCTGATCGTCGGGTTAAGACTAGCAAAAGACTTGGGCGCCACGAGATTGAAGTGTAACACGGATTCGAAGCTCGTGGTCGGACAGGTGCAAGGTGAATACCAGGTTAAGGATGATTTGCTGCTTCAGTACTATCACAAGGCCGTTGAAGCCATGAAGAAATTTGAGGAGGTTACCATCCATCACATCCCCCGAGCGGAGAACGCCAGAGCCGATAGGCTGTCTAAACTGGCAGAAGGAAAGGAGAAGGGCCAATTGAAGACAATCATCAGGCAAACCCTGATGAAACCGTCTGCGGGTGAATGTGCCGCGGCAAGTCGATCGGCCGGTTGGATGGGCGAGGTATGGGAGCTCTTAAGGAGGTGCGAGGCTGGAGAAGAAATCAGACCGACGGAAAGAAGGCAGGCGCTCCGATTCGTGATCATCGGAGATGATCTATACAAGAGAGGCTTCACAGCGCCGCTCTTGAAGTGCCTGTCGGCAGACGAAGCGGAGTACGTCATGAACGAGGTCCATAACGGCATCTGCGGAATGCACACCGGTCGGAGAACGATGAAAGCAAGGATACTCCGAGCGGGATATTTTTGGCCGACCATGGAACAAGACTGTGAAGCCCTGATACGCAAGTGCGAAGGATGTCAAGCCCATGGAAATGATGTGAAGAAAGCCCCGACCGAGTTACACAGCTTAACagccccatggccattcgctcaATGGGGCATGGACATCGTCGGACCTTTCCCGGTTGGCCGAGCGCAGAAGAAGTTCATACTTGTGGCAGTGGACTATTTCACGAAGTGGGTAGAAGCAGAAGCATTGGCTAACATAACCGCTCGGCAGGTCCACTCCTTCGTCTGGCGCAACATTATATGTCGCTTCGGCCTCCCCCACACGATCATCACTGATAACGGTCGTCAGTTCATCGATAAGAAGCTGAAGGACTTCTATAAGCAGGTAGGGATACGGCACGTGACCAACTCGGTCGAGCATCCACAAACCAACGATCAGACTGAGTCCATGAACAAGGTGATAGTGGCTGAGTTAAAGAAGAGGTTGGGAGAAGCCAAGGGAGCGTGGGTCGACGAGCTGCCACAAGTCCTTTGGGCCTATCGGTGCACGCCTCACAGAACGACCGGGGAATCTCCTTTCAACCTGACGTATGGTACAGACGCCATGATGTCGGTCGAGGTTGGGGAACCGACCCTTCGGCGGGAAATGCAAGACTTGGAGGTGAATTGTGGACGAATGCGCGAGGAGCTAGATTGGACGACCGAGCGAAGAGAACGAGCAGCCGTGCGAGCTGAAGCGTGCAAGAGAATGGTGGCGAGAAGGTACAATGCGAAGGTCAAACCAAGAGGTTTCGTCAAGGGAGATTTAGTTTGGAGAAAAACCAAGGACGCACGAAAGAAGTCAACACAGGGAAAGCTAGCACCAAATTGGGAGGGCCCGTTCCGCGTGACCGAGAGCCTGCAGAACGGAGCCTATCGGCTGGAGCACTTGAGCGGCAAAGAAAtacccaacacatggaatgcgTCACACCTCAAAATGTATTACAGTTAA
- the LOC114175144 gene encoding LOB domain-containing protein 21-like, translating into MKGYEPRSSSSCAACKLLKRRCVPNCIFAPYFRSDECKKFAKVHKVFGASNVSKILIEVSEEQREDTVNSLAYEAEARLRDPVYGCIGAIALLQRKMVELQHDLAIAKDRLARCHAAATVLPSPDILHAHVSLPPFPDFCTSSNDFNDIFCHSSSSQLLSRHETVDDFNQIPYIF; encoded by the coding sequence ATGAAGGGTTATGAGCCCCGTTCAAGCTCTTCATGTGCAGCTTGCAAGTTATTGAAGAGAAGATGCGTACCCAATTGTATTTTTGCACCTTACTTTAGGTCTGATGAGTGCAAGAAGTTTGCCAAGGTTCACAAGGTATTCGGAGCCAGCAATGTGAGCAAGATCTTGATCGAAGTGTCGGAAGAGCAGAGAGAGGACACGGTGAATTCTCTGGCATATGAGGCGGAGGCAAGGCTGAGAGACCCCGTTTATGGATGCATTGGTGCCATAGCTCTGTTGCAGAGGAAGATGGTGGAGCTTCAGCATGATCTCGCCATTGCTAAGGATCGTCTTGCACGATGTCACGCTGCTGCTACTGTTCTCCCTTCTCCTGATATCTTGCATGCCCATGTTAGCCTCCCTCCATTCCCTGACTTTTGCACTTCCTCCAATGATTTCAATGATATCTTCTGCCACAGTTCGTCATCTCAATTATTGAGCCGCCATGAAACGGTGGATGATTTCAATCAAATcccatatatattttaa